The proteins below are encoded in one region of Calditrichota bacterium:
- a CDS encoding isoprenylcysteine carboxylmethyltransferase family protein has translation MNKSAKLRIFIWIVFIVGGIVAGTATDIRLFGGYPRNFLFHALSFSAGAVLFIFVMRSSRHTGRVLAKFGREGDLPRMETNRLVKTDVYDCMRHPMHLGLLFFPLAIALLVGSLSFILFYAPLEMLIMVLMIKYIEEKEAIRKFGDEYRKYSAEVPFFNFSLNCLKKLVSAVGKSKNA, from the coding sequence ATGAATAAATCAGCAAAATTACGTATTTTCATCTGGATCGTATTTATCGTCGGAGGAATTGTCGCGGGTACAGCGACTGATATTCGGCTGTTCGGCGGATACCCCAGAAATTTTCTTTTTCACGCGTTGAGTTTCAGTGCGGGTGCGGTTTTATTTATCTTTGTCATGCGCAGTAGCCGCCACACAGGCCGTGTTCTGGCAAAATTCGGCAGAGAAGGCGACTTACCGCGTATGGAAACAAACCGCCTCGTCAAGACAGATGTCTATGACTGTATGCGTCATCCCATGCATCTTGGATTACTGTTTTTTCCTCTTGCCATTGCTTTGCTTGTGGGAAGTTTGAGCTTTATTCTTTTTTATGCGCCGCTGGAAATGTTAATCATGGTGCTGATGATTAAATATATTGAAGAAAAGGAAGCGATACGGAAATTCGGGGATGAATATCGGAAATATAGTGCAGAAGTGCCATTTTTCAATTTCTCGTTGAACTGTCTCAAAAAATTGGTTTCAGCGGTAGGTAAAAGTAAAAATGCGTAA
- a CDS encoding polyprenol monophosphomannose synthase produces the protein MKSLIVIPTYNEAENIENLIERILLLGIDNLDVLIVDDSSPDGTAEIVEKLMQKYSNIHLMKRAKKAGLGTAYVAGFKYAIEKGYDYIFEMDADFSHNPDEIPNFLSKMKECDLVIGSRYVTGVNVINWPLSRLILSVGANKYTQIITGLPVKDSTGGFKCFRREVLEKINLDDVRSDGYSFQIEMNFKAWKKGFRICEIPIVFTDREAGSSKMSKKIIREAIRMVWKLKFLSLVGRV, from the coding sequence ATGAAATCTTTAATCGTCATTCCAACTTACAACGAAGCTGAAAACATCGAAAATCTCATCGAACGAATTCTGCTGCTCGGCATCGACAATCTGGACGTCCTCATTGTCGACGACAGTTCACCTGATGGCACTGCTGAAATCGTGGAAAAGCTGATGCAAAAATACTCCAATATTCATCTCATGAAACGCGCCAAAAAAGCTGGATTAGGAACCGCCTATGTTGCGGGTTTCAAATACGCGATTGAGAAAGGATATGACTACATCTTTGAAATGGATGCCGATTTTTCTCATAATCCGGATGAGATTCCTAATTTTCTGAGCAAAATGAAAGAATGCGATCTGGTCATCGGCTCTCGCTACGTCACAGGCGTAAATGTCATCAATTGGCCTCTTTCGCGACTGATACTCTCCGTGGGCGCGAATAAATACACGCAAATCATCACCGGACTTCCCGTCAAGGATTCCACCGGAGGCTTCAAATGCTTCCGCCGCGAAGTACTGGAGAAAATTAATTTAGACGACGTTCGCTCTGACGGTTATTCTTTCCAAATAGAAATGAATTTCAAGGCATGGAAAAAAGGCTTCCGCATTTGCGAAATTCCCATCGTCTTCACTGACCGCGAAGCCGGTAGCTCCAAAATGTCCAAAAAAATCATCCGCGAAGCGATCAGGATGGTTTGGAAGTTGAAGTTTTTGAGTTTGGTGGGAAGAGTGTAA
- the rfbD gene encoding dTDP-4-dehydrorhamnose reductase, whose product MSTLLITGVNGLLGQKVLEQALKLKYSVFGIDVHDHAFVKAKGFQYQPLDITDRRAVRKTVLTIYPHYIINTAAMTNVDACEKQKELCWRINVEGVENLIYAARKIGSRIVHLSTDYVFDGNNGPYSEEDKCAPLGYYGKSKLASENALLASDLEFAIVRTMVLYGVGINVRPNFVTWLISALREKKPVTIVTDQLGSPTLADDLAAAILKIIELEKWDIFHVAGSEVIDRYNFALKIAEIFNLDKNLITPITTAELKQDAPRPLNSGLIVDKASREIGVKLSDVEEGLKKFKKQYKKLR is encoded by the coding sequence ATGTCAACTTTGCTGATAACTGGTGTGAATGGATTGTTGGGTCAGAAAGTTTTAGAGCAAGCATTAAAATTGAAATACAGCGTTTTTGGGATAGATGTTCACGACCATGCTTTTGTTAAAGCCAAGGGTTTCCAATATCAGCCGCTGGATATCACGGACAGGCGAGCCGTAAGAAAAACTGTACTTACAATTTATCCACATTACATCATTAACACCGCAGCAATGACCAATGTGGATGCCTGTGAAAAGCAAAAGGAACTGTGCTGGCGCATCAATGTGGAAGGCGTGGAAAATCTCATTTATGCGGCGCGAAAAATCGGCTCGAGAATTGTGCATCTATCCACGGACTACGTTTTCGATGGCAACAATGGCCCTTACTCTGAAGAAGATAAATGCGCGCCGCTGGGCTATTACGGAAAATCAAAACTCGCCAGCGAAAACGCGCTTCTTGCGTCAGACCTGGAATTTGCCATTGTGCGCACCATGGTGCTCTACGGCGTCGGGATAAATGTCAGGCCCAATTTCGTCACCTGGCTCATTTCTGCGCTGCGCGAAAAAAAGCCGGTGACTATCGTTACCGATCAACTGGGCAGCCCAACTCTCGCTGATGATTTGGCGGCGGCAATTTTGAAAATCATTGAACTGGAGAAATGGGATATTTTTCACGTTGCCGGCAGCGAAGTCATCGACCGTTACAATTTTGCGCTGAAGATTGCCGAAATTTTTAATCTGGACAAAAATCTAATTACACCAATTACCACCGCAGAACTGAAACAAGATGCACCCAGACCCCTCAATTCCGGACTTATCGTTGATAAAGCTAGCCGAGAAATAGGGGTAAAACTATCGGACGTGGAAGAAGGCTTGAAAAAATTTAAAAAACAGTATAAGAAATTGAGATAG